Below is a genomic region from Gemmatimonadota bacterium.
GGCCCGGAACCGTCGGAGGGTCGGGCCCTCGTCCACAAAGACTTCGCGGACGATCAGCTCGTCCACGTCCACGACTTCTCCTGTCCCTTCGCCCTTCGCCTGCGCGTTCGCGACGGCCGAACGGAGGGTCTTTCCGACCGGCTCCGCCGCGGACTTCTTCGAGAACTGAAGGACGGCGTAAGCGTCGTTGACCGAGCGCCCACGGATCTGATCCACGACGAGCCGCACCTTGCGGGGGCTGATCCGGATATGTCGCGCGATGGCCTTCGCTTCCATTTCTCTCGTCTCCGCGGGTGCGATCACTCGGCGGGCTTGACCCGCTTGTCGGCGAGTTTCCCGCCGTGTCCCCGGAAGAGCCGCGTGGGGGCGAACTCGCCGAGCTTGTGCCCAACCATGTTCTCTGTCACGTATACCGGAACGAACTTGTTCCCGTTGTGGACGGCGAGAGTGTGCC
It encodes:
- the rpsS gene encoding 30S ribosomal protein S19, which gives rise to MPRSVKKGPYIEESLLKKIEAMNSRGDRKVIKTWSRASTIFPEFVGHTLAVHNGNKFVPVYVTENMVGHKLGEFAPTRLFRGHGGKLADKRVKPAE
- the rplV gene encoding 50S ribosomal protein L22; amino-acid sequence: MEAKAIARHIRISPRKVRLVVDQIRGRSVNDAYAVLQFSKKSAAEPVGKTLRSAVANAQAKGEGTGEVVDVDELIVREVFVDEGPTLRRFRAAAMGRAAPRRRRTSHITVVVDKRE